In Uranotaenia lowii strain MFRU-FL chromosome 2, ASM2978415v1, whole genome shotgun sequence, one genomic interval encodes:
- the LOC129745991 gene encoding methanethiol oxidase-like, with amino-acid sequence MQQSKCYCGPGYATPLDAVRDGPREKLLYVVTVQPDLDEPHGDYLSTVDVDPESSTYCQVIHRTFTNSKGNELHHSGWNTCSSCHFVGDESKAPKRDRLILPCLTSDRIFVVDVATNPRAPTVHKVIEPDVLKNANVTAPHTSHCLPNGNIMISIMGDADGKAKGDFVEFDKNFNFVGTWTKGDKVAMCGYDFWYQPFFNVMVASEWGAPRLFRRGYHPSDIEDPTQYGRRLNFYKWNERELFQTIDLGEEGMTPLEIRFLHNPKENQGYVGCTLYSNVYRFYKDENSDKYLTEKVIDCPAKKVSVDGKEPEYVNGMMTDILISLDDRFLYFSNWMHGDIRQYDITDRRNPKLTGQVWLGGSILSDSKTKVLEDKELTKQPDPTLIKGRRLLGGPQMLQLSLDGKRLYVSSSLFSPWDKQFYPDMVKAGGTIALIDIDTVNGGMKINESFLVDFGNEPYGPSLPHEMRYPGGDCTSDIWIVNE; translated from the exons ATGCAGCAATCAA AATGCTATTGTGGTCCAGGCTACGCCACTCCACTGGATGCTGTACGCGATGGGCCCCGGGAGAAGTTGCTGTACGTGGTCACTGTTCAGCCGGATTTGGACGAACCCCACGGGGATTATCTGTCGACGGTCGATGTTGACCCGGAGAGCTCCACGTATTGTCAG GTCATACATCGTACCTTCACGAATAGCAAGGGAAATGAGCTTCATCATAGCGGCTGGAATACTTGCTCGAGCTGCCATTTCGTGGGAGATGAAAGCAAAGCACCGAAACGAGATCGGCTGATTCTACCGTGTTTGACGTCGGATCGGATCTTCGTGGTTGACGTCGCTACAAATCCACGGGCGCCTACCGTTCACAAAGTTATCGAACCAGATGTGCTGAAGAATGCGAACGTTACTGCTCCTCATACGTCCCACTGTTTGCCAAACGGAAACATTATGATTTCGATTATGGGCGATGCCGATGGGAAAGCCAAGGGAGACTTTGTGGAGTTTGATAAGAACTTCAACTTTGTCGGAACATGGACCAAGGGAGATAAAGTGGCTATGTGTGGATATGACTTTTGGTATCAGCCCTTTTTCAATGTTATGGTCGCCTCCGAATGGGGTGCTCCTCGTCTGTTTCGTCGTGGCTATCATCCTTCGGACATCGAGGACCCTACTCAGTACGGGCGgcgtttaaatttttacaaatggaACGAACGCGAATTGTTCCAAACAATCGATCTCGGCGAAGAAGGAATGACTCCACTAGAGATAAGATTTTTGCATAATCCAAAAGAAAACCAAGGTTATGTGGGCTGCACTCTATATTCCAATGTCTATCGTTTCTACAAAGACGAAAACTCGGACAAGTATCTGACGGAAAAGGTAATTGATTGCCCGGCCAAGAAAGTATCAGTGGATGGAAAGGAACCGGAATATGTCAATGGCATGATGACCGATATTCTTATCTCTCTCGATGACCGGTTCCTTTACTTCAGCAATTGGATGCACGGAGACATTCGCCAGTACGACATAACTGACCGCCGGAATCCCAAATTAACCGGCCAAGTCTGGTTGGGTGGTTCCATCCTGAGTGATTCCAAAACAAAAGTCCTGGAAGACAAAGAACTGACAAAACAGCCGGACCCAACATTGATTAAGGGCCGACGTCTTCTGGGCGGGCCCCAGATGTTACAACTGTCACTGGACGGCAAACGTCTGTACGTGTCATCGAGTCTGTTCTCGCCCTGGGATAAACAATTCTACCCGGACATGGTCAAGGCAGGTGGGACAATTGCACTAATTGATATCGACACGGTCAATGGGGGCATGAAGATCAACGAAAGCTTTTTGGTCGATTTCGGTAACGAGCCGTACGGTCCATCCCTCCCGCACGAAATGAG ATATCCCGGTGGTGATTGCACGTCCGATATCTGGATCGTGAACGAATGA